The following coding sequences lie in one Stenotrophomonas rhizophila genomic window:
- the tatB gene encoding Sec-independent protein translocase protein TatB: MFDIGFSELLVIAVVALVVLGPERLPKAARFAGLWVRRARTQWDSVKQELERELHADEIKRQFRDVQASVQDTEAQLRASGEAVRREAEQMRQDVARHGDDVAAAADEPVMTGPAPGSPASVAQHVVAADAVDVAEPVRDAMAPPGIDGTAPRVAAPVETAPVGAPHPDTAQDAPLPRDEQAPR; the protein is encoded by the coding sequence GTGTTCGATATCGGTTTCAGTGAACTGCTGGTCATCGCGGTCGTGGCCTTGGTCGTGCTCGGTCCCGAGCGCCTGCCCAAGGCCGCGCGCTTTGCCGGGCTGTGGGTGCGCCGTGCGCGGACCCAATGGGATTCGGTGAAGCAGGAACTGGAGCGCGAACTGCACGCCGATGAAATCAAGCGGCAGTTCCGCGACGTGCAGGCCTCCGTGCAGGACACCGAGGCGCAGCTGCGCGCCAGTGGTGAAGCGGTGCGCCGCGAAGCCGAGCAGATGCGCCAGGACGTGGCCCGACACGGCGACGACGTGGCCGCCGCCGCTGACGAACCGGTGATGACCGGCCCCGCGCCCGGCTCCCCGGCGAGCGTGGCCCAGCACGTGGTGGCGGCCGATGCCGTCGACGTGGCCGAGCCGGTGCGTGATGCGATGGCCCCGCCCGGCATCGATGGCACCGCGCCTCGCGTGGCGGCGCCTGTCGAAACGGCGCCGGTCGGCGCGCCTCACCCCGACACCGCACAGGACGCGCCGCTGCCGCGCGACGAGCAGGCACCGCGATGA
- the tatA gene encoding Sec-independent protein translocase subunit TatA → MGSFSIWHWLVVLVIVLLVFGTKKLTSGAKDLGSAVKEFKKGMHDEDKPKAQLNDASRPQDSTTTSQTEHDRDPR, encoded by the coding sequence ATGGGCAGTTTCAGCATCTGGCATTGGTTGGTTGTGCTGGTCATCGTTCTGCTGGTGTTCGGCACCAAGAAGTTGACCAGCGGCGCCAAGGACCTTGGCAGCGCCGTCAAGGAATTCAAGAAGGGCATGCACGACGAGGACAAGCCGAAGGCGCAGCTCAACGACGCCTCGCGCCCGCAGGACTCGACGACGACGTCGCAGACCGAGCACGATCGCGACCCGCGCTGA
- a CDS encoding lipid-binding SYLF domain-containing protein has protein sequence MRRLSLVLLISASLLLSTQAMAGPQEDQRARNAVRVLNEIQNIPEQGIPDKLLDEGRAIVVIPDTIKAGLVIGGRRGHGLMSVKNADGSWSNPVFVKLTGGSIGFQAGVQSSDVVLVFRNDRSLDNLVNGKFTLGADAGVAAGPVGRNAAAATDGQLKAEIWSWSRARGLFAGVALDGAVLQIDDAANLDAYGSNTTPRMVFEGRMGEPPSIDVVAFRDRLEEATYTAREKRGTAGSAPAPAARQAAPVAAPVAEQAPASGATTAPLQPAPAQPAPQQGFQAVGEGEVRTESLDGN, from the coding sequence ATGCGCCGCCTCAGCCTTGTACTGCTGATCTCCGCCAGCCTGTTGCTGTCCACCCAGGCGATGGCCGGACCACAGGAAGACCAGCGCGCCCGCAATGCGGTGCGTGTGCTCAATGAAATCCAGAACATCCCCGAACAGGGCATCCCCGACAAGCTGCTGGACGAAGGCCGCGCGATTGTCGTCATTCCCGACACGATCAAGGCCGGTCTGGTGATCGGCGGGCGCCGGGGCCATGGCCTGATGTCGGTGAAGAATGCCGATGGCAGCTGGTCCAACCCGGTGTTCGTGAAGCTCACCGGCGGCAGCATCGGCTTCCAGGCCGGCGTGCAGTCCTCGGACGTGGTGCTGGTGTTCCGCAACGACCGCAGCCTGGACAACCTCGTCAACGGCAAGTTCACCCTCGGCGCCGATGCCGGCGTGGCAGCCGGCCCGGTAGGGCGCAACGCGGCGGCGGCCACCGATGGCCAGCTGAAGGCCGAGATCTGGTCGTGGTCGCGTGCCCGCGGCCTGTTTGCCGGCGTCGCGCTGGACGGCGCGGTGCTGCAGATCGACGATGCCGCCAACCTGGACGCCTACGGCAGCAACACCACGCCGCGGATGGTGTTCGAGGGCCGTATGGGCGAGCCGCCGTCGATCGACGTGGTGGCCTTCCGCGACCGTCTGGAAGAAGCCACCTACACCGCCCGCGAAAAGCGTGGCACCGCTGGCAGCGCCCCGGCCCCGGCTGCGCGCCAGGCGGCCCCGGTCGCCGCGCCGGTGGCTGAACAGGCACCGGCGTCCGGTGCCACTACCGCTCCGCTGCAGCCGGCCCCGGCCCAGCCCGCGCCGCAGCAGGGCTTCCAGGCCGTTGGCGAAGGTGAAGTACGCACGGAATCACTGGACGGCAACTGA